The following coding sequences are from one Apus apus isolate bApuApu2 chromosome 28, bApuApu2.pri.cur, whole genome shotgun sequence window:
- the R3HDM2 gene encoding R3H domain-containing protein 2 isoform X5, producing the protein MSNSSTTQESLEIMKETEKKVVEESVNKTKCVSRSPSKEEMEKDGGEEVSIRQESQRRTSTHGHARKRAKSNSKLKLVRSLAVCEESSSPFVDGLLESQDIIQLHVSCPSDKEEEKSTKDGAEKEEKDKNKEKTPRRMLSRDSSQEYTDSTGIDLHEFLVNTLKKNPRDRMMLLKLEQEILEFISDNNNQFKKFPQMTSYHRMLLHRVAAYFGMDHNVDQTGKAVIINKTSNTRIPEQRFSEHIKDEKNVEFPQRFILKRDDTSTDRDDNQTGQNGYLTDSRISKEGFSSSSHKWKQIFRGNRDSLNRASGSRQSSTESEMKSLEPRPWSSTDSDGPVRNLRPPVTKASSFSGISILTRGDSIGSSKGSAASRTSRAGLVLGAPEACSQSPSSQPSGGLLPCTAQQPQPQPPQQPPAQPQGLSPAAQQQPAMSNHMISQPVPALQPVQYSPSSCPQVLLPVSPPQQYNLADELSNPFGQISLSRQGSTEAPDPSSAVFQSSLISQHPQQTGFIMATPGQPIPTSNYSASAHTATTQQVLQPQGYIQPPQQIQVSYYPPGQYPNSSQQYRSLSHPVAYSSQRTQQLPQQSQQPGLQPMMSNQQQTYQGVMGVQQAQPSGLLNSQRNSMGGQMQSMMGVQQAQPPGLLSNQRSGMGSQMQGLMVQYTPLPSYQVPVANESQSVVQQPFQQPVLVPASQSVQGGLQAGGVPIYYSVIPAAQQNGTSPSVGFLQPPGSEQYPMPQSPSPCSPPQMQQQYSGVSPSGPGMVVMQLNVPNGPQAPQNPPVVQWSHCKYYSLDQRGQKPGDLYNPDTSAQASTQLSSPITSPTQSPTPSPVTNLNNVCTGLSPLPVLTQFPRPMGPAQGDGRYSLLGQPLQYNLSICPPPLLHNQPNYNAHQGQTGMKHGNRSKRQALKSASTDLGTSDVVLGRVLEVTDLPEGITRTEADKLFTQLAMAGAKIQWLKETQGRHGDGGSGDNNGTPENGRHSDLAALYTIVAVFPSPLAAQNASLRLNNSLSRFKLRVAKKNYDLRVLERASSQ; encoded by the exons ATGTcaaacagcagcacaacacAGGAGTCACTGGAAATAAtgaaagagactgaaaaaaaggtGGTTGAGGAATCtgtgaacaaaaccaaatgtgTATCCAGGTCACCAAGcaaggaggagatggagaaggatggaggagaggaggtCAGCATACGCCAGGAATCTCAG AGGCGAACTTCAACTCATGGACATGCCAGAAAAAGAGCCAAG tctAATTCTAAACTTAAACTGGTCAGGAGTTTGGCTGTATGTGAAGAATCGTCTAGCCCCTTTGTAGATGGGCTTCTGGAATCCCAG GATATCATTCAGTTGCACGTTAGCTGCCCCTCTgacaaggaagaggaaaagtcCACAAAAGATGGggctgagaaagaagaaaaagacaagaataAAGAAAAGACACCAAGGAGAATGCTGTCTCGAG ATTCCAGCCAGGAATATACAGACTCCACTGGAATAGATTTGCATGAGTTTTTAgtaaatacactgaaaaaaaacccacg GGATAGAATGATGCTACTAAAGTTAGAACAGGAGATTCTGGAATTTATTAGTGATAACAA CAATCAGTTTAAGAAGTTCCCTCAGATGACCTCGTATCATAGGATGCTGCTGCACCGGGTAGCTGCCTACTTCGGCATGGACCACAACGTTGACCAAACTGGGAAGGCGGTCATTATCAACAAGACCAGTAACACACGAAT ccctgagcagaggTTCTCTGAGCATATCAAAGATGAGAAGAATGTGGAGTTCCCACAGAGGTTTATCCTAAAACGAGATGATACCAGCACGGACCGAGATGATAATCAG ACTGGCCAGAATGGATATCTCACTGACAGCAG AATCTCCAAAGAAGGCTTTTCTTCTAGTTCACACAAATGGAAGCAGATTTTTAG GGGCAACCGGGACAGTTTGAACCGGGCCTCAGGCAGCcgccagagcagcacagagagcgAAATGAAGTCACTGGAGCCTCGGCCATGGAGCAGCACTGACTCAGATGGCCCTGTCCGCAACCTGCGACCACCAGTTACCAAAGCCAGCAGCTTCAGTGGCATCTCCATCCTGACACGAGGGGACAGCATCGGGAGTAGCAAAGGCAGCGCTGCCAGCAGAACATCCCGGGCAG GTTTGGTGCTAGGTGCCCCTGAAGCATGCAGCCAATCCCCTTCTTCACAGCCCAGCGGTggcctcctgccctgcacagcccagcagcctcagccacagccaccacaacagccaccagcacagccccaaggactttcacctgcagcccagcagcagccagccatgAGTAACCACATGATATCCCAG CCGGTCCCAGCGCTGCAGCCTGTTCAGTATTCTCCAAGCTCCTGCCCCCAGGTTCTCTTGCCAGTCTCTCCACCCCAGCAGTACAACTTG GCTGACGAACTCAGCAACCCCTTTGGGCAGATCAGTCTCAGCCGACAGGGCTCTACAGAAGCACCAGATCCTTCCTCAGCTGTGTTCCAGTCATCCCTCATTTCCCAGCATCCTCAGCAGACAGGATTCATCATGGCAACCCCTGGACAGCCCATTCCCACCTCCAACTACTCTGCCTCAGCGCACACGGCCACCACAcagcaggtgctgcagccccagggctaCATTCAGCCTCCCCAGCAA ATTCAGGTTTCTTACTACCCTCCTGGGCAGTATCCAAACTCCAGCCAGCAATACAGATCTCTCAGTCACCCAGTGGCCTACAGCTCCCAACGCActcagcagctcccccagcagtCCCAGCAGCCTG GTTTACAGCCAATGATGTCCAACCAGCAGCAAACATACCAAGGTGTAATGGGagtgcagcaggcacagccctcTGGGCTCCTCAACAGCCAGAGGAACAGCATGGGGGGCCAGATGCAGAGTATGATGGGAGtacagcaggcacagccccctGGCCTTCTCAGCAACCAGAGGAGCGGTATGGGGAGCCAGATGCAAGGCCTGATGGTCCAGTACACTCCACTGCCTTCGTATCAG GTTCCTGTGGCCAATGAGTCTCAGAGTGTCGTCCAGCAGCCCTTCCAGCAGCCAGTGCTTGTACCAGCTAGCCAGTCTGTTCAGGGGGGTCTTCAGGCTGGGGGGGTACCCATCTACTACAGTGTCAtcccagctgcccagcagaatGGCACCAG CCCTTCGGTGGGGTTCCTTCAGCCACCTGGCTCTGAACAGTATCCGATGCCACAGTCCCCATCACCCTGCAGCCCGCCGCAGATGCAACAGCAGTATTCAG GGGTGTCTCCATCAGGCCCTGGCATGGTTGTGATGCAGCTGAATGTACCCAATGGCCCCCAGGCCCCCCAGAATCCCCCTGTGGTGCAGTGGAGCCACTGTAAGTACTACAGCCTGGACCAGCGGGGGCAGAAGCCAGGAGACCTGTACAACCCAGACACCAGTGCTCAG gccagcacccagctgagcagccccatcACGTCCCCCACCCAATCCCCAACGCCATCTCCTGTCACCAACCTCAACAATGTCTGCACGGGGCTGAGccccctccctgtcctcacACAGTTCCCTCGGCCCATGGGCCCAGCACAAG GTGATGGACGCTACTCATTGCTGGGCCAGCCGCTGCAGTATAATCTGTCTATCTGTCCGCCACCGCTGCTCCACAACCAGCCCAACTACAATGCACACCAG ggGCAGACTGGAATGAAACATGGAAACCGGAGCAAGAGACAGGCCCTCAAGTCAGCATCCACTGATCTTGGGACAAGTGATGTAG tgctgggccGAGTGCTGGAGGTGACAGACCTGCCCGAGGGCATCACACGGACAGAGGCTGACAAGCTCTTCACTCAGCTTGCCATGGCTGGTGCCAAAATCCAGTGGCTCAAAGAGACTCAGGGGCGTCATGGAGATGGGGGCAGTGGGGACAACAATGGGACTCCAGAGAACGGCAGGCACAGTGACCTTGCTGCCTTATACACCATCGTGGCTGTGTTCCCCAGCCCACTGGCTGCCCAGAATGCCTCCCTCCGACTCAACAACTCTCTCAGCCGATTCAAGCTACGTGTGGCCAAAAAGAACTATGACTTGCGGGTGCTGGAGCGTGCCAGCTCACAGTAG
- the R3HDM2 gene encoding R3H domain-containing protein 2 isoform X11, which translates to MTSYHRMLLHRVAAYFGMDHNVDQTGKAVIINKTSNTRIPEQRFSEHIKDEKNVEFPQRFILKRDDTSTDRDDNQIRLPLQDGRRSKSIEEREEEYQRVRERIFARETGQNGYLTDSRISKEGFSSSSHKWKQIFRGNRDSLNRASGSRQSSTESEMKSLEPRPWSSTDSDGPVRNLRPPVTKASSFSGISILTRGDSIGSSKGSAASRTSRAGLVLGAPEACSQSPSSQPSGGLLPCTAQQPQPQPPQQPPAQPQGLSPAAQQQPAMSNHMISQPVPALQPVQYSPSSCPQVLLPVSPPQQYNLADELSNPFGQISLSRQGSTEAPDPSSAVFQSSLISQHPQQTGFIMATPGQPIPTSNYSASAHTATTQQVLQPQGYIQPPQQIQVSYYPPGQYPNSSQQYRSLSHPVAYSSQRTQQLPQQSQQPGLQPMMSNQQQTYQGVMGVQQAQPSGLLNSQRNSMGGQMQSMMGVQQAQPPGLLSNQRSGMGSQMQGLMVQYTPLPSYQVPVANESQSVVQQPFQQPVLVPASQSVQGGLQAGGVPIYYSVIPAAQQNGTSPSVGFLQPPGSEQYPMPQSPSPCSPPQMQQQYSGVSPSGPGMVVMQLNVPNGPQAPQNPPVVQWSHCKYYSLDQRGQKPGDLYNPDTSAQASTQLSSPITSPTQSPTPSPVTNLNNVCTGLSPLPVLTQFPRPMGPAQGDGRYSLLGQPLQYNLSICPPPLLHNQPNYNAHQGQTGMKHGNRSKRQALKSASTDLGTSDVVLGRVLEVTDLPEGITRTEADKLFTQLAMAGAKIQWLKETQGRHGDGGSGDNNGTPENGRHSDLAALYTIVAVFPSPLAAQNASLRLNNSLSRFKLRVAKKNYDLRVLERASSQ; encoded by the exons ATGACCTCGTATCATAGGATGCTGCTGCACCGGGTAGCTGCCTACTTCGGCATGGACCACAACGTTGACCAAACTGGGAAGGCGGTCATTATCAACAAGACCAGTAACACACGAAT ccctgagcagaggTTCTCTGAGCATATCAAAGATGAGAAGAATGTGGAGTTCCCACAGAGGTTTATCCTAAAACGAGATGATACCAGCACGGACCGAGATGATAATCAG ATCAGACTCCCCTTGCAGGATGGGAGAAGAAGCAAATCTATAGAAGAGCGAGAGGAAGAGTATCAGCGGGTCAGGGAGCGGATATTTGCACGAGAG ACTGGCCAGAATGGATATCTCACTGACAGCAG AATCTCCAAAGAAGGCTTTTCTTCTAGTTCACACAAATGGAAGCAGATTTTTAG GGGCAACCGGGACAGTTTGAACCGGGCCTCAGGCAGCcgccagagcagcacagagagcgAAATGAAGTCACTGGAGCCTCGGCCATGGAGCAGCACTGACTCAGATGGCCCTGTCCGCAACCTGCGACCACCAGTTACCAAAGCCAGCAGCTTCAGTGGCATCTCCATCCTGACACGAGGGGACAGCATCGGGAGTAGCAAAGGCAGCGCTGCCAGCAGAACATCCCGGGCAG GTTTGGTGCTAGGTGCCCCTGAAGCATGCAGCCAATCCCCTTCTTCACAGCCCAGCGGTggcctcctgccctgcacagcccagcagcctcagccacagccaccacaacagccaccagcacagccccaaggactttcacctgcagcccagcagcagccagccatgAGTAACCACATGATATCCCAG CCGGTCCCAGCGCTGCAGCCTGTTCAGTATTCTCCAAGCTCCTGCCCCCAGGTTCTCTTGCCAGTCTCTCCACCCCAGCAGTACAACTTG GCTGACGAACTCAGCAACCCCTTTGGGCAGATCAGTCTCAGCCGACAGGGCTCTACAGAAGCACCAGATCCTTCCTCAGCTGTGTTCCAGTCATCCCTCATTTCCCAGCATCCTCAGCAGACAGGATTCATCATGGCAACCCCTGGACAGCCCATTCCCACCTCCAACTACTCTGCCTCAGCGCACACGGCCACCACAcagcaggtgctgcagccccagggctaCATTCAGCCTCCCCAGCAA ATTCAGGTTTCTTACTACCCTCCTGGGCAGTATCCAAACTCCAGCCAGCAATACAGATCTCTCAGTCACCCAGTGGCCTACAGCTCCCAACGCActcagcagctcccccagcagtCCCAGCAGCCTG GTTTACAGCCAATGATGTCCAACCAGCAGCAAACATACCAAGGTGTAATGGGagtgcagcaggcacagccctcTGGGCTCCTCAACAGCCAGAGGAACAGCATGGGGGGCCAGATGCAGAGTATGATGGGAGtacagcaggcacagccccctGGCCTTCTCAGCAACCAGAGGAGCGGTATGGGGAGCCAGATGCAAGGCCTGATGGTCCAGTACACTCCACTGCCTTCGTATCAG GTTCCTGTGGCCAATGAGTCTCAGAGTGTCGTCCAGCAGCCCTTCCAGCAGCCAGTGCTTGTACCAGCTAGCCAGTCTGTTCAGGGGGGTCTTCAGGCTGGGGGGGTACCCATCTACTACAGTGTCAtcccagctgcccagcagaatGGCACCAG CCCTTCGGTGGGGTTCCTTCAGCCACCTGGCTCTGAACAGTATCCGATGCCACAGTCCCCATCACCCTGCAGCCCGCCGCAGATGCAACAGCAGTATTCAG GGGTGTCTCCATCAGGCCCTGGCATGGTTGTGATGCAGCTGAATGTACCCAATGGCCCCCAGGCCCCCCAGAATCCCCCTGTGGTGCAGTGGAGCCACTGTAAGTACTACAGCCTGGACCAGCGGGGGCAGAAGCCAGGAGACCTGTACAACCCAGACACCAGTGCTCAG gccagcacccagctgagcagccccatcACGTCCCCCACCCAATCCCCAACGCCATCTCCTGTCACCAACCTCAACAATGTCTGCACGGGGCTGAGccccctccctgtcctcacACAGTTCCCTCGGCCCATGGGCCCAGCACAAG GTGATGGACGCTACTCATTGCTGGGCCAGCCGCTGCAGTATAATCTGTCTATCTGTCCGCCACCGCTGCTCCACAACCAGCCCAACTACAATGCACACCAG ggGCAGACTGGAATGAAACATGGAAACCGGAGCAAGAGACAGGCCCTCAAGTCAGCATCCACTGATCTTGGGACAAGTGATGTAG tgctgggccGAGTGCTGGAGGTGACAGACCTGCCCGAGGGCATCACACGGACAGAGGCTGACAAGCTCTTCACTCAGCTTGCCATGGCTGGTGCCAAAATCCAGTGGCTCAAAGAGACTCAGGGGCGTCATGGAGATGGGGGCAGTGGGGACAACAATGGGACTCCAGAGAACGGCAGGCACAGTGACCTTGCTGCCTTATACACCATCGTGGCTGTGTTCCCCAGCCCACTGGCTGCCCAGAATGCCTCCCTCCGACTCAACAACTCTCTCAGCCGATTCAAGCTACGTGTGGCCAAAAAGAACTATGACTTGCGGGTGCTGGAGCGTGCCAGCTCACAGTAG
- the R3HDM2 gene encoding R3H domain-containing protein 2 isoform X4 — translation MSNSSTTQESLEIMKETEKKVVEESVNKTKCVSRSPSKEEMEKDGGEEVSIRQESQRRTSTHGHARKRAKSNSKLKLVRSLAVCEESSSPFVDGLLESQDIIQLHVSCPSDKEEEKSTKDGAEKEEKDKNKEKTPRRMLSRDSSQEYTDSTGIDLHEFLVNTLKKNPRDRMMLLKLEQEILEFISDNNNQFKKFPQMTSYHRMLLHRVAAYFGMDHNVDQTGKAVIINKTSNTRIPEQRFSEHIKDEKNVEFPQRFILKRDDTSTDRDDNQIRLPLQDGRRSKSIEEREEEYQRVRERIFARETGQNGYLTDSRISKEGFSSSSHKWKQIFRGNRDSLNRASGSRQSSTESEMKSLEPRPWSSTDSDGPVRNLRPPVTKASSFSGISILTRGDSIGSSKGSAASRTSRAGLVLGAPEACSQSPSSQPSGGLLPCTAQQPQPQPPQQPPAQPQGLSPAAQQQPAMSNHMISQADELSNPFGQISLSRQGSTEAPDPSSAVFQSSLISQHPQQTGFIMATPGQPIPTSNYSASAHTATTQQVLQPQGYIQPPQQIQVSYYPPGQYPNSSQQYRSLSHPVAYSSQRTQQLPQQSQQPGLQPMMSNQQQTYQGVMGVQQAQPSGLLNSQRNSMGGQMQSMMGVQQAQPPGLLSNQRSGMGSQMQGLMVQYTPLPSYQVPVANESQSVVQQPFQQPVLVPASQSVQGGLQAGGVPIYYSVIPAAQQNGTSPSVGFLQPPGSEQYPMPQSPSPCSPPQMQQQYSGVSPSGPGMVVMQLNVPNGPQAPQNPPVVQWSHCKYYSLDQRGQKPGDLYNPDTSAQASTQLSSPITSPTQSPTPSPVTNLNNVCTGLSPLPVLTQFPRPMGPAQGDGRYSLLGQPLQYNLSICPPPLLHNQPNYNAHQGQTGMKHGNRSKRQALKSASTDLGTSDVVLGRVLEVTDLPEGITRTEADKLFTQLAMAGAKIQWLKETQGRHGDGGSGDNNGTPENGRHSDLAALYTIVAVFPSPLAAQNASLRLNNSLSRFKLRVAKKNYDLRVLERASSQ, via the exons ATGTcaaacagcagcacaacacAGGAGTCACTGGAAATAAtgaaagagactgaaaaaaaggtGGTTGAGGAATCtgtgaacaaaaccaaatgtgTATCCAGGTCACCAAGcaaggaggagatggagaaggatggaggagaggaggtCAGCATACGCCAGGAATCTCAG AGGCGAACTTCAACTCATGGACATGCCAGAAAAAGAGCCAAG tctAATTCTAAACTTAAACTGGTCAGGAGTTTGGCTGTATGTGAAGAATCGTCTAGCCCCTTTGTAGATGGGCTTCTGGAATCCCAG GATATCATTCAGTTGCACGTTAGCTGCCCCTCTgacaaggaagaggaaaagtcCACAAAAGATGGggctgagaaagaagaaaaagacaagaataAAGAAAAGACACCAAGGAGAATGCTGTCTCGAG ATTCCAGCCAGGAATATACAGACTCCACTGGAATAGATTTGCATGAGTTTTTAgtaaatacactgaaaaaaaacccacg GGATAGAATGATGCTACTAAAGTTAGAACAGGAGATTCTGGAATTTATTAGTGATAACAA CAATCAGTTTAAGAAGTTCCCTCAGATGACCTCGTATCATAGGATGCTGCTGCACCGGGTAGCTGCCTACTTCGGCATGGACCACAACGTTGACCAAACTGGGAAGGCGGTCATTATCAACAAGACCAGTAACACACGAAT ccctgagcagaggTTCTCTGAGCATATCAAAGATGAGAAGAATGTGGAGTTCCCACAGAGGTTTATCCTAAAACGAGATGATACCAGCACGGACCGAGATGATAATCAG ATCAGACTCCCCTTGCAGGATGGGAGAAGAAGCAAATCTATAGAAGAGCGAGAGGAAGAGTATCAGCGGGTCAGGGAGCGGATATTTGCACGAGAG ACTGGCCAGAATGGATATCTCACTGACAGCAG AATCTCCAAAGAAGGCTTTTCTTCTAGTTCACACAAATGGAAGCAGATTTTTAG GGGCAACCGGGACAGTTTGAACCGGGCCTCAGGCAGCcgccagagcagcacagagagcgAAATGAAGTCACTGGAGCCTCGGCCATGGAGCAGCACTGACTCAGATGGCCCTGTCCGCAACCTGCGACCACCAGTTACCAAAGCCAGCAGCTTCAGTGGCATCTCCATCCTGACACGAGGGGACAGCATCGGGAGTAGCAAAGGCAGCGCTGCCAGCAGAACATCCCGGGCAG GTTTGGTGCTAGGTGCCCCTGAAGCATGCAGCCAATCCCCTTCTTCACAGCCCAGCGGTggcctcctgccctgcacagcccagcagcctcagccacagccaccacaacagccaccagcacagccccaaggactttcacctgcagcccagcagcagccagccatgAGTAACCACATGATATCCCAG GCTGACGAACTCAGCAACCCCTTTGGGCAGATCAGTCTCAGCCGACAGGGCTCTACAGAAGCACCAGATCCTTCCTCAGCTGTGTTCCAGTCATCCCTCATTTCCCAGCATCCTCAGCAGACAGGATTCATCATGGCAACCCCTGGACAGCCCATTCCCACCTCCAACTACTCTGCCTCAGCGCACACGGCCACCACAcagcaggtgctgcagccccagggctaCATTCAGCCTCCCCAGCAA ATTCAGGTTTCTTACTACCCTCCTGGGCAGTATCCAAACTCCAGCCAGCAATACAGATCTCTCAGTCACCCAGTGGCCTACAGCTCCCAACGCActcagcagctcccccagcagtCCCAGCAGCCTG GTTTACAGCCAATGATGTCCAACCAGCAGCAAACATACCAAGGTGTAATGGGagtgcagcaggcacagccctcTGGGCTCCTCAACAGCCAGAGGAACAGCATGGGGGGCCAGATGCAGAGTATGATGGGAGtacagcaggcacagccccctGGCCTTCTCAGCAACCAGAGGAGCGGTATGGGGAGCCAGATGCAAGGCCTGATGGTCCAGTACACTCCACTGCCTTCGTATCAG GTTCCTGTGGCCAATGAGTCTCAGAGTGTCGTCCAGCAGCCCTTCCAGCAGCCAGTGCTTGTACCAGCTAGCCAGTCTGTTCAGGGGGGTCTTCAGGCTGGGGGGGTACCCATCTACTACAGTGTCAtcccagctgcccagcagaatGGCACCAG CCCTTCGGTGGGGTTCCTTCAGCCACCTGGCTCTGAACAGTATCCGATGCCACAGTCCCCATCACCCTGCAGCCCGCCGCAGATGCAACAGCAGTATTCAG GGGTGTCTCCATCAGGCCCTGGCATGGTTGTGATGCAGCTGAATGTACCCAATGGCCCCCAGGCCCCCCAGAATCCCCCTGTGGTGCAGTGGAGCCACTGTAAGTACTACAGCCTGGACCAGCGGGGGCAGAAGCCAGGAGACCTGTACAACCCAGACACCAGTGCTCAG gccagcacccagctgagcagccccatcACGTCCCCCACCCAATCCCCAACGCCATCTCCTGTCACCAACCTCAACAATGTCTGCACGGGGCTGAGccccctccctgtcctcacACAGTTCCCTCGGCCCATGGGCCCAGCACAAG GTGATGGACGCTACTCATTGCTGGGCCAGCCGCTGCAGTATAATCTGTCTATCTGTCCGCCACCGCTGCTCCACAACCAGCCCAACTACAATGCACACCAG ggGCAGACTGGAATGAAACATGGAAACCGGAGCAAGAGACAGGCCCTCAAGTCAGCATCCACTGATCTTGGGACAAGTGATGTAG tgctgggccGAGTGCTGGAGGTGACAGACCTGCCCGAGGGCATCACACGGACAGAGGCTGACAAGCTCTTCACTCAGCTTGCCATGGCTGGTGCCAAAATCCAGTGGCTCAAAGAGACTCAGGGGCGTCATGGAGATGGGGGCAGTGGGGACAACAATGGGACTCCAGAGAACGGCAGGCACAGTGACCTTGCTGCCTTATACACCATCGTGGCTGTGTTCCCCAGCCCACTGGCTGCCCAGAATGCCTCCCTCCGACTCAACAACTCTCTCAGCCGATTCAAGCTACGTGTGGCCAAAAAGAACTATGACTTGCGGGTGCTGGAGCGTGCCAGCTCACAGTAG